The proteins below are encoded in one region of Oncorhynchus nerka isolate Pitt River linkage group LG15, Oner_Uvic_2.0, whole genome shotgun sequence:
- the LOC115142769 gene encoding evC complex member EVC, which yields MNDHETIRHPDCSNDVLVHFAESLHIFTGLLTVATVCGFFSGIIAAAVLYVFCLKPMLLTRQGYDARRLFEGDDQDRENNHSDCVSNSKKGVQSATTNEKEKKQPPVNSDVAAFASRAKVVYPINQKYRPLADGASNPSLHEHSKLPVLPNGESSSGCSGDSLSQDQDNDDSSQFISSSLVPKSLQNESFTRVALYPHTLSQTGFEGRISLYCLALQDVQIHCSQVLDEKCVLFLQIIRIILSSRFPKDKKDSAFFTSVLLLQEKELGLLKKELSASLFSCERNKDLSSDPCTLEEIERTQKDLLEHALQMTKGFSKQVEAFCQSLLGRSSVLPRDEAQDVIHTLIQCLLLVENQLTETQAADMKRTQEKLLWWEELRGVLQAKPALLQQEVSLRQDLVARGLEQLTSDGHLTFATMEKTLGELQTALTEGLQHCSEECRIKTNEIVYEKCKKIDSKKNKLLRTHAKERSRVLDSAQTHSDLQEFVKVYQELLLKQRKQSSDLELQQDGRVAEAVCDLWRRHHATWSKKLGELAKDIFLSALPAQPQLSTNQGQRLWLDLDGDLVALLQQAESNTKRQLEGVQAQLERDGQVWCVEAALVLACLRHLGEQQLKILRGMVVRQSYMLNSHVGMLIEKKQHLLLVAVQRHFVARHFCLRVLKEMRLSKLKVLSQSDFRALLALEDHTQTTVRPTLPKAQQQESSASVAERHLGPETLLIGHSFQQEFLSELETGAELLQANAQQLVGHALSQSLWQQMDQAPPTRPQPDHGRKSQLTEVASESVYVTRDSLSALVTSYYSQIQDITKGLQQQHPNKAREECERRESSSQMNKDMLKELANWGRKPMSTEFHQRVELQKKRMLEQYDLEQEVACETLRRRKLAQEQTMERIKGQLQEAEEAFIAKLSALARIPLPDKELNTEDDIIGEEESPTLNPTLWKRRERREHETLLTNPTLLFS from the exons ATGAACGACCACGAAACGATTAGGCATCCCGATTGCTCAAATGATGTCTTGGTTCACTTTGCAGAATCGCTGCACATATTTACAGGATTATTGACAGTGGCCACTGTATGTGGGTTTTTTTCAGGAATCATAGCTGCAGCCGTTCTGTATGTCTTTTGCCTGAAGCCTATGCTTCTAACTCGACAA GGCTATGATGCCAGAAGACTGTTTGAGGGAGACGACCAGGATAGGGAGAACAACCACAGTGACTGTGTCAGCAACAGCAAGAAGGGTGTCCAAAGTGCCACTACCAATGAAAAA GAAAAGAAGCAGCCACCCGTGAACAGTGATGTGGCTGCTTTTGCATCACGGGCAAAGGTGGTGTACCCCATCAACCAGAAATACAGA CCCTTAGCGGATGGAGCCTCCAACCCCTCACTGCACGAGCACTCCAAgctgcctgtcctccccaatggAGAGTCCTCGTCGGGCTGTAGCGGGGATTCACTGAGCCAGGACCAGGACAACGACGACAGCAGCCAGTTCATCTCCTCCTCACTGGTCCCCAAGAGTCTGCAGAACGAGAGCTTCACCAGGGTGGCCCTCTACCCCCACACGCTCTCTCAAACAGG TTTTGAGGGCAGGATCAGCCTGTATTGTCTGGCTCTGCAGGACGTGCAGATACACTGTTCACAGGTCCTGGACGAGAAATGTGTG CTCTTTCTCCAAATTATCAGAATTATACTCAGCAGTCGTTTTCCCAAGGATAAAAAGGATTCAGCTTTTTTCACCAGTGTTCTTCTCCTGCAAGAAAAG GAACTGGGTTTATTAAAGAAAGAACTGTCAGCCAGCCTGTTTTCATGTGAGAGAAACAAAGATCTAAGTTCAGATCCTTGTACCCTGGAGGAGATTGAAAGAACTCAGAAAGATCTACTGGAGCACGCGCTTCAAATG ACCAAGGGCTTTAGCAAGCAGGTGGAGGCCTTCTGCCAAAGCCTCCTGGGCAGGTCCAGTGTTCTCCCCAGAGATGAGGCCCAGGATGTCATCCACACCCTTATCCAATGTCTCCTATTGGTCGAAAACCAGCTAACTGAGACTCAGGCAGCAGACATGAAG AGGACCCAGGAGAAGCTGCTGTGGTGGGAGGAGCTGAGGGGTGTGCTGCAGGCCAAGCCAGCCCTGCTCCAGCAGGAGGTGTCCCTCAGACAGGACCTGGTGGCCCGAGGCCTGGAGCAGCTGACCAGTGATGGCCACCTGACATTCGCCACCATGGAGAAGACCCTGGGTGAGCTGCAGACTGCCCTGACCGAGGGGCTGCAGCACTGCAGCGAAG AATGCAGGATAAAGACCAATGAGATTGTCTATGAAAAGTGCAAGAAGATAGACTCCAAGAAAAATAAACTCCTGAGGACTCACGCAAAGGAGAGAAGCCGTGTACTGGATTCTGCACAGACGCACAGCGACCTACAGGAATTTGTGAAG GTGTATCAGGAGCTGCTTCTGAAGCAGAGGAAGCAGAGCAGTGACTTGGAGCTGCAGCAGGATGGGAGAGTGGCAGAGGCAGTGTGTGATCTTTGGAGG AGGCATCATGCCACCTGGTCCAAGAAGCTGGGAGAGCTGGCCAAAGACATCTTCCTATCTGCTCTCCCTGCTCAGCCCCAGTTGTCCACAAACCAAGGCCAGAGGCTATGGCTGGATCTAGATGGTGACCTGGTTGCACTGCTGCAGCAGGCAGAGTCCAATACCAAACGGCAACTGGAGGGTGTACAGGCTCAATTGGAGCGAGATGGACAG GTATGGTGTGTGGAAGCGGCCCTGGTGCTGGCCTGCCTCAGACACCTAGGTGAACAGCAGCTGAAGATCCTTAGAGGCATGGTGGTCAGACAGAGCTACATGCTTAACAG CCATGTGGGGATGTTGATTGAGAAGAAACAGCACCTCCTGCTGGTGGCGGTGCAGAGGCACTTTGTGGCCAGACACTTCTGTCTGAGGGTCTTGAAGGAGATGAGGTTGTCCAAGCTCAAGGTGCTGTCTCAGAGTGACTTCAGGGCCCTGCTGGCTCTAGAGGACCACACCCAGACCACAGTCAGACCAACGCTCCCCAAAGCCCAGCAGCAG GAATCCAGTGCCAGTGTTGCCGAGAGGCACCTGGGCCCGGAGACACTGCTGATTGGCCACAGCTTCCAGCAGGAGTTCCTGTCAGAGCTAGAGACGGGAGCGGAGCTCCTGCAGGCCAACGCCCAGCAGCTAGTGGGCCACGCCCTCAGCCAGAGCCTCTGGCAGCAGATGGACCAGGCCCCTCCCACTAGGCCCCAGCCTGACCACGGCAGGAAG AGCCAGTTGACGGAGGTAGCGTCAGAGAGTGTGTACGTGACCCGGGATTCCCTCAGTGCTCTGGTCACCAGCTACTACTCGCAGATCCAGGACATCACCAAGGGCCTTCAGCAGCAACACCCTAACAAGGCCAGAG AGGAGTGTGAACGACGAGAGAGCAGCTCTCAGATGAACAAGGACATGCTAAAGGAGCTGGCCAACTGGGGGAGGAAGCCCATGTCCACCGAGTTTCATCAGAG GGTTGAACTGCAGAAGAAGAGGATGTTGGAACAGTATGACTTGGAGCAGGAGGTCGCATGTGAAACTCTGAGGAGAAGGAAGTTAGCCCAGGAACAAACCATGGAGCGAATCAAAGGACAGTTACAG GAGGCAGAAGAGGCCTTCATAGCTAAACTATCTGCCTTAGCTCGGATCCCATTACCCGACAAAGAGCTCAACACTGAGGATGACATCATAG gggaggaggagagtccAACATTGAATCCAACATTGTGGAAGAGGCGAGAGAGGCGGGAGCATGAAACTCTGCTCACCAATCCAACACTTTTATTTTCATGA